The stretch of DNA TATATGGTCTACGAACTGCTGAAAGACCAGCTTCATATTTTGAACTTTGCAGTCGCACCGGGTCATCGCCGGCAAGGCGTAGGCACTCGTCTGATGGATAAGCTGGTTGGCAAACTGGCCATGCAGCGCCGGCAGGAAATCACTTTCGAAGTCCGCGAAACGAATCTCGCTGCCCAGCTCTTTTTCAAGAGCCGAGGCTGCCAGGCTGTCGATGTGCTCCGCGGTCATTACGTCGATACCGATGAAGATGCTTACCAGATGGCTTACTCGCCATTTGGAAGCGATGTACTCCGCATGGATCGCGACAAGAAAAATCGCCTGCCTGATTGGGATGACGATCGCGCCGCTGCATAACGAAGTTTGTTTTCAGACATTGCCATGAACATAGACGGGGATCGATTTTCGATCCCCGTTTGTTATTGGACGTGCCGGTGTTGGCTGCTCAACTGACCCCTTTGAGGTTGTTGGCTCTGATCGATCGATCACACATTTCACGAAACACACTTGCATCTGTTGATTCGATCGGGAAGGATTCTCATTATGAGAAACACCTTCCCCATTATCGCTATTGCTCTGTTCATCACACTTTGCCTTTCAGGCTCCAGCTCGGCGGCAGACAAACCGCTGGTTAAAGAACCACCGGCTATCGTCCAGTATCTCTCGATCCCGGAAACAGATGATGGACTTCCCGGTGCAGGTCCGATCCGCCGGTATGAGTGGTTCCGCAATCTTTGGAAACAGCGGCGGTCGATGTGGGTTGAAAGTGCCCAGAACGACGTCGGCTCTGTCGTCTTCTATGGTGATTCGATCACGCAAGGTTGGGGAGATCGCCTCCAAAAGTTCTTCCCCGGACTCAAGACCGCCAACCGCGGTATCAGCGGCGACACAACTCGCGGCATGCTCCTCCGTGTGCACGACGACGCCCTGCGTCTGAGCCCCCAAGCCATGGTGCTCCTCATGGGAACCAACGATTTGGAGGAAGGGGCCTCGCCCGAGGTGATCGTCGCCAATGTGCAACTCATCCTGCAGGCGATTGAAGCGTCCAACGCAAAAATGCCCGTCATCCTCTCACTCGTCTTCCCGAGTTCAGAAACGAAAAAACGCCCCGCTGCTCAAATCAAAGCGATCAACGTGGGGTTGGCAAAGATGGCGAAAGATTTTCCCCAGGTGACAGTTCTCGATACCTGGACACTCTTTGCCAAGGAAACAGGTGATGCCAAAGCCGCTGAATTTCCCGATCTGCTGCATCCCAATGATGCAGGCTATGAAAAGTGGGCCAATGCTTTGCGGCCACTTTTCGCCACTGCTGGCCTGATCGAGACCGAAGTTGATTCTTTTGTACCCGAAGAAGGATTCGTCAGCCTCTTCAATGGCAAGGATCTCACGGGCTGGGGCTGGCGTGGCAAGAAAACACCAGAAGGACAGACTGCTGCCGGCAATCCCGCAGGAATCGTTTCATTCGATGGCAAAACTGCATCAGATGACGGTCGTTATCAAGTCATCAATGGTCGCATTGTGGTCACCACACCCATTGAAGGCCGACGAGTCCAGCAAATGTGGACGACAGCGGAGTTCCCTAAAGACTTTGAATTCCGACTGGAATTTCGAGCCACACCGAATGCAGATAGTGGTGTGTTTATTCGCAAGCCACAGCTTCAATGTCGAGATTACCCATTAGCCGGGCCTTACAAAAATCTCAAGAACTACAAGCCTCAGGATTGGAACGAACTGGTCGTCGTGGTCAAAGACGGCAAGGCCTACTGCACCTGCAATGGTGAAGTTCTGGAAGCGGCGCTGCCTGTTCCAGAAACGGGCCCCATTGGCCTCGAAGGAGACCGTGGCCAGATGGAATACCGACGTTTGCGGCTCAAAACCTTGAATTGAGTTCTTTCAACAGAACTTTGCGAAGCGTGATCAGTCGTATTTCCGCAGAGAATTGCTCGATGACAGCGCTCAAACTGTCTTATG from Planctopirus ephydatiae encodes:
- the rimI gene encoding ribosomal protein S18-alanine N-acetyltransferase, with amino-acid sequence MVTTGKTTSSNPSAWLCDMQIRWMIRRDMPEVLEIEKKSFEYSWSEEDFLNCLRQRNCIGMVAEHHEQIVGYMVYELLKDQLHILNFAVAPGHRRQGVGTRLMDKLVGKLAMQRRQEITFEVRETNLAAQLFFKSRGCQAVDVLRGHYVDTDEDAYQMAYSPFGSDVLRMDRDKKNRLPDWDDDRAAA
- a CDS encoding GDSL-type esterase/lipase family protein, which gives rise to MRNTFPIIAIALFITLCLSGSSSAADKPLVKEPPAIVQYLSIPETDDGLPGAGPIRRYEWFRNLWKQRRSMWVESAQNDVGSVVFYGDSITQGWGDRLQKFFPGLKTANRGISGDTTRGMLLRVHDDALRLSPQAMVLLMGTNDLEEGASPEVIVANVQLILQAIEASNAKMPVILSLVFPSSETKKRPAAQIKAINVGLAKMAKDFPQVTVLDTWTLFAKETGDAKAAEFPDLLHPNDAGYEKWANALRPLFATAGLIETEVDSFVPEEGFVSLFNGKDLTGWGWRGKKTPEGQTAAGNPAGIVSFDGKTASDDGRYQVINGRIVVTTPIEGRRVQQMWTTAEFPKDFEFRLEFRATPNADSGVFIRKPQLQCRDYPLAGPYKNLKNYKPQDWNELVVVVKDGKAYCTCNGEVLEAALPVPETGPIGLEGDRGQMEYRRLRLKTLN